From a single Cyclobacterium marinum DSM 745 genomic region:
- a CDS encoding purple acid phosphatase family protein, with protein sequence MKINLYKNTVSILALLLIVFACSESKKQQHSTSKALISKKISELYQTKTVAELNALTYEDAFAMFTAEEIEILASGHWTFNVNVPVVVSVMRSKKQINIPFWLKDRGFEKTGMHMQNEMTTYEVWQKEFDKGEVGLGINGLVNYSYHYFVSVAPKNPGDALTISNIYPETNFIGTLDNGAFVYHDWDELVLSEVPEALKGQQMLTTVRGRGTESQLVKAFRTTKFPATEKADQIMLTWSADPSSTMDIQWRTASAIDSSKVSYRIKGTDVVHTQKAEKYEMEDLRLANDRYVNRFTAQLENLEAGTTYEYKISTQNSWPATQTFTTQSKDDSFSFIWYGDTHFSPVWGKLANQAFQKHPEAAFHAIAGDLVSDGLHRDQWDELFEYSKDVISQRPFMNVIGNHDNRMGLGAEMYRQLFSYPTNGPKDLPTEHTYSFTYKNALYLMIDATSKDELQTQWIEQQLSASKATWKFAMFHFPPYNWEEPYPNIQKEWIPLFDKYHVDMVFSGHIHYYMRSKPMKDGQVVPKSQDGTIYLISIGIPSPHRGMDEEPYADIRYEQGPFYQVLDIDGNSLTYTAKDSSENVIDAFRLVK encoded by the coding sequence ATGAAAATCAACCTTTACAAAAATACAGTCTCCATTTTAGCTTTACTCTTGATTGTCTTTGCTTGTTCTGAATCCAAAAAACAACAGCACAGTACATCAAAAGCCCTTATCAGCAAAAAGATTTCAGAACTTTACCAAACAAAAACAGTTGCAGAACTTAATGCCCTTACTTACGAGGATGCTTTTGCCATGTTTACAGCGGAAGAAATTGAAATCTTGGCAAGTGGTCATTGGACATTTAATGTAAATGTTCCTGTTGTTGTATCTGTAATGCGTAGTAAAAAGCAAATAAACATTCCTTTTTGGCTTAAAGACCGGGGTTTTGAGAAAACTGGAATGCATATGCAAAACGAGATGACAACTTATGAAGTTTGGCAAAAGGAATTTGATAAAGGAGAAGTTGGGCTGGGCATCAACGGTTTGGTGAATTACAGCTACCATTATTTTGTAAGTGTAGCTCCCAAAAATCCAGGAGATGCATTGACTATCAGCAATATTTATCCTGAAACCAACTTTATTGGCACCTTAGATAATGGGGCATTTGTGTACCATGATTGGGACGAGTTAGTGCTTTCGGAGGTACCTGAGGCCTTAAAAGGACAGCAAATGCTCACAACCGTACGTGGTAGAGGAACCGAATCACAGTTGGTCAAAGCATTTAGAACTACTAAGTTTCCAGCTACAGAAAAAGCAGATCAAATCATGCTTACATGGAGTGCAGATCCTTCCTCCACCATGGACATCCAATGGAGAACAGCAAGCGCTATTGATTCAAGCAAAGTAAGCTACCGAATAAAAGGAACTGATGTTGTCCACACCCAAAAGGCTGAAAAGTATGAAATGGAAGACCTAAGGCTAGCCAATGATCGTTATGTCAATCGTTTTACTGCTCAACTAGAAAACTTGGAAGCAGGAACTACTTATGAATATAAAATAAGTACCCAAAACAGCTGGCCGGCAACACAAACCTTTACCACCCAATCCAAAGACGATAGTTTTTCATTCATCTGGTATGGAGACACACACTTTTCGCCCGTATGGGGAAAGCTGGCGAATCAGGCTTTTCAAAAACATCCAGAGGCAGCATTTCATGCCATTGCCGGTGATTTGGTAAGTGATGGTCTCCATAGAGACCAATGGGATGAACTCTTTGAATACTCCAAAGATGTCATTTCTCAGAGACCTTTTATGAATGTGATAGGAAACCATGACAACCGTATGGGCTTGGGTGCAGAGATGTACAGGCAACTTTTCAGTTACCCAACCAATGGACCTAAAGACCTGCCTACTGAGCACACCTATTCCTTCACCTATAAAAATGCCTTGTATTTGATGATTGATGCCACCTCTAAGGACGAATTGCAAACCCAATGGATAGAGCAGCAATTGAGTGCATCCAAAGCCACATGGAAATTTGCCATGTTTCACTTCCCTCCTTACAATTGGGAGGAGCCATATCCTAATATCCAAAAAGAATGGATTCCTCTGTTTGATAAGTATCATGTTGACATGGTGTTTTCGGGACATATTCATTATTATATGCGCTCCAAGCCCATGAAAGATGGCCAAGTAGTCCCTAAGTCCCAAGATGGTACCATTTACCTGATTTCCATAGGTATTCCTAGCCCTCATAGGGGCATGGACGAAGAACCCTATGCCGACATTAGGTATGAGCAAGGACCATTTTATCAGGTTTTGGATATCGACGGCAACAGTCTTACCTACACCGCCAAGGATTCCAGTGAAAATGTGATTGATGCGTTTAGGTTGGTTAAGTAA
- a CDS encoding NifU family protein, which yields MLDQYKDQIEKALDTIRPYLEADGGNVKIVDLSEDMVLQLELTGACSSCPMSTMTLKAGVEEAIKKAIPEIIRVEAVNIEVA from the coding sequence ATGTTGGATCAATACAAAGATCAAATCGAAAAGGCGCTGGATACGATCAGGCCCTATTTAGAAGCAGATGGTGGAAATGTGAAGATCGTAGACCTTTCCGAAGATATGGTACTTCAACTGGAACTTACAGGGGCTTGTAGTTCTTGTCCTATGTCTACCATGACCCTAAAGGCCGGTGTGGAAGAAGCGATAAAAAAGGCAATCCCTGAAATCATAAGGGTAGAAGCTGTAAATATTGAAGTAGCCTGA
- a CDS encoding M43 family zinc metalloprotease translates to MIKYSNALIFCLVSVQFFFIGAGNFALGQNEASTDSEGRTLEQCATVFFEEKQAQSLGYFGSKAYFEGWVEAKGEQLRLESEGNRTLADEIRQLPVVIHVIHHGEAIGEGANISDAQILDQIRILNEDFKMQNADFTTNTPTEFLDVASSAGIEFVLAKQDPQGMPSNGINRVEGPKDTYGLNDAALVGQLASWAPEEYLNIWVMPLTPPTIGFASFPISNELEGLSNPTVTRETDGVAIDYNYFGSIGNVSQNSRGRTATHEMGHFLGLRHIWGDGGCEVDDYVTDTPLQSQSNNTCVATPRFTCDSRDMVENFMDYTPDRCMSLFTEGQVERMDVILTYSPRRASLLSSRALSDPQIYSYDLELTEIVSPSNYRCSNTIVPVIEVVNAGQETVTSVRASIQVNGTDQETKDFEVNIELGEAALLEFSEIFLSGSTNTFGAEIVLVNGAEDEDQSNNFQSITTNLPATAALPYSYPGHNVNSGWEYINEDQSYTWTPIDLQVDGSATEVFLLNGFDYNGQGELDYLVSPVFDLSDLQNPQLSFDLAYSPFSNSAYSESLIVAVSTDCGNTFNLLTAPYHKSGSTLGTVDVSSNEFVPNAEEQFRKELVNLSSFAGESDVRIAFVSINGYGNNIFIKNINITADEDLKYLVGINAVEEPLPVVNGEQVADKLTLTNNGNLPVTSFYLNKGSGESTLIEDVSIAPGSSISVELDNSFDPGLNQVTYEVSMPNFDQNDDSGDQLTRYFIQDEASILAPWRQNFDSGQLDDWLSINPENNLPSWQVASLSSENQAVLSEMEKDNSYWLVSPEFSLDGTSRAGLIFDYGGNGFSADGLSGFSILVSIDGGQTGQTVWEVTGEALNKQMVSNGSDDESQHSFVNLNDFAGEEKVRIYFKVQNENDTDGVLQLDNISLYLSDNPDPVVPEINQTLIYPNPAQDVFNITFNLQDYEEVTIQFFSTSGQKAYDVTFSNTLNQTYTFGKEHLSSGLFIVKIIGEDFLLTKRLVIQ, encoded by the coding sequence ATGATTAAATATTCTAATGCACTGATATTTTGTTTAGTATCAGTGCAATTCTTTTTTATAGGGGCAGGGAATTTTGCCTTAGGTCAAAATGAGGCAAGTACCGACAGTGAAGGAAGGACATTGGAACAATGTGCCACCGTTTTTTTTGAAGAAAAGCAAGCACAATCTCTGGGATACTTTGGATCCAAGGCCTATTTTGAAGGATGGGTAGAGGCCAAAGGAGAGCAATTAAGGTTGGAAAGCGAAGGGAACCGTACACTTGCTGATGAAATTAGACAGTTGCCTGTGGTCATTCACGTTATCCATCATGGAGAGGCAATTGGAGAGGGAGCAAATATCTCTGATGCACAAATCTTAGATCAGATAAGAATTCTCAATGAGGATTTTAAAATGCAAAATGCTGATTTCACTACCAATACTCCCACTGAGTTTTTAGATGTGGCCTCAAGTGCCGGGATTGAATTTGTTTTAGCCAAACAAGATCCCCAAGGCATGCCTTCCAATGGAATCAATAGGGTGGAAGGACCAAAAGATACCTATGGATTAAATGATGCTGCTTTGGTAGGTCAGCTTGCTTCTTGGGCACCTGAGGAATACCTTAATATTTGGGTAATGCCACTTACCCCACCCACCATAGGATTTGCCAGTTTTCCTATTTCCAATGAATTGGAAGGCTTAAGTAACCCTACGGTTACCCGCGAGACTGATGGTGTAGCCATCGATTACAATTATTTCGGAAGCATCGGCAATGTTTCTCAAAATTCAAGAGGGAGAACAGCGACTCACGAAATGGGACATTTTTTAGGACTTAGGCATATTTGGGGTGATGGAGGTTGTGAGGTTGACGATTATGTGACCGATACCCCACTGCAAAGCCAATCCAACAATACCTGCGTTGCCACTCCTAGGTTTACCTGTGATTCCAGAGATATGGTGGAAAACTTTATGGATTATACACCGGACCGATGCATGAGCCTTTTTACCGAAGGTCAGGTGGAACGAATGGATGTGATTTTGACCTATAGCCCTAGGAGGGCGTCCTTGCTCAGCAGCAGGGCCTTGTCCGACCCTCAGATTTATAGTTATGATCTTGAATTAACTGAAATTGTTTCACCCTCAAACTATCGCTGTAGCAATACCATAGTACCCGTTATTGAAGTAGTAAATGCAGGACAAGAAACGGTAACTTCGGTCAGGGCAAGTATTCAAGTTAATGGGACTGACCAAGAAACGAAAGATTTTGAAGTTAATATTGAACTTGGAGAAGCTGCACTCCTCGAGTTTAGTGAGATTTTCTTAAGTGGCAGTACCAACACATTTGGGGCAGAGATAGTGCTGGTAAATGGTGCTGAAGATGAGGACCAGTCAAATAATTTTCAAAGCATTACTACCAATTTGCCTGCTACGGCAGCTTTGCCCTATTCCTATCCCGGACACAATGTTAATTCAGGTTGGGAATACATCAATGAAGACCAATCCTATACCTGGACACCAATTGATCTTCAAGTGGATGGAAGTGCTACGGAAGTTTTTCTACTCAATGGCTTTGATTACAATGGTCAGGGTGAATTGGACTACTTGGTAAGTCCTGTTTTTGATCTTTCTGATTTGCAAAATCCGCAGTTGTCATTTGACCTGGCCTATTCACCTTTTTCAAATAGTGCTTATAGCGAGTCCTTAATAGTTGCGGTTTCCACTGATTGTGGCAATACCTTTAACCTATTGACGGCCCCATATCATAAGTCAGGGAGTACGCTGGGTACGGTGGATGTTTCCTCCAATGAATTTGTTCCAAATGCTGAGGAACAGTTTAGGAAAGAATTGGTCAATCTCAGTTCGTTTGCCGGAGAAAGTGATGTGCGCATAGCTTTTGTTTCAATCAATGGGTACGGAAATAATATTTTTATTAAAAACATTAATATTACCGCTGATGAAGACCTAAAATACCTAGTGGGGATTAATGCTGTAGAGGAGCCATTACCGGTAGTGAATGGGGAACAAGTAGCAGATAAATTGACCCTGACCAATAATGGAAATTTACCTGTCACGAGTTTTTATTTAAACAAAGGTTCGGGTGAATCAACCTTGATAGAAGATGTCAGCATTGCACCAGGATCCTCCATTAGCGTGGAGTTAGACAATTCATTTGATCCCGGTTTAAATCAAGTTACCTATGAAGTTTCAATGCCTAATTTTGATCAAAATGATGATTCAGGGGACCAATTGACAAGGTATTTTATTCAGGATGAAGCAAGTATTTTGGCCCCATGGAGGCAAAATTTTGATTCCGGTCAACTTGATGACTGGCTTAGCATTAATCCCGAAAATAATTTGCCTTCCTGGCAGGTGGCATCATTATCTTCAGAAAATCAAGCTGTATTGTCCGAAATGGAAAAAGACAATAGCTATTGGTTGGTTTCACCCGAATTCTCCTTGGATGGGACAAGTAGGGCGGGATTAATTTTTGATTATGGAGGAAATGGCTTTTCCGCCGATGGTTTGTCCGGTTTCTCAATTTTGGTGAGCATAGATGGAGGCCAAACGGGGCAAACTGTGTGGGAGGTGACAGGTGAAGCGCTTAATAAACAAATGGTGTCCAATGGATCTGATGACGAAAGCCAACACAGTTTTGTCAATTTGAATGACTTTGCCGGGGAAGAAAAAGTACGGATATATTTTAAAGTACAAAACGAAAATGATACAGATGGGGTATTGCAGTTGGACAATATTTCTTTGTATTTGTCTGATAATCCTGACCCGGTTGTACCTGAAATAAACCAGACCTTGATTTATCCTAACCCTGCTCAGGATGTATTCAACATTACGTTCAATTTGCAGGATTACGAAGAGGTAACCATTCAATTCTTCAGTACATCAGGACAAAAAGCATACGATGTTACTTTTTCCAATACTTTAAATCAAACGTATACCTTTGGGAAGGAGCATTTAAGTAGCGGTTTATTTATTGTAAAGATCATAGGTGAGGATTTCCTACTAACCAAAAGATTGGTTATTCAATGA
- a CDS encoding PASTA domain-containing protein: MSDFKVGIKKIGIHLLIILAITFGLLFTFFQIYLPSYTHHGESVTVPDLEGFHYDEVQEYLAGRNLLMEVTLDSGFEAEAKPLVVLKQNPKPGAKVKQERKIYVTLNAKNAPLIKMPNLVNTPLKNAQEIISNFGLVRGDIVYVPDIGHNAVLKQKYRGREIKEGLEIPKGSKIDLVVGDGLGNQVLTMPNIIGMDDLEAEFLILGSGLTMGEINYVETDTVPKGTVIKQLPPSGLSMRTGERVDVWVSKLAQEIDF; encoded by the coding sequence ATGAGTGATTTTAAAGTAGGTATTAAAAAAATAGGTATTCACCTGTTAATTATATTGGCCATTACCTTTGGGTTATTGTTTACCTTTTTCCAAATTTATTTACCGAGTTATACCCATCATGGGGAATCGGTTACAGTTCCGGATTTAGAGGGCTTTCACTATGATGAAGTTCAAGAATATTTAGCAGGCAGAAACCTGTTAATGGAAGTTACTTTAGACAGTGGTTTTGAAGCTGAAGCCAAGCCCTTGGTAGTTTTAAAACAAAACCCTAAACCCGGAGCTAAAGTAAAGCAGGAACGTAAAATATATGTTACCCTGAATGCGAAAAATGCACCTTTAATCAAGATGCCTAACTTGGTCAATACTCCGCTAAAAAATGCGCAAGAAATAATATCCAACTTTGGTTTGGTAAGGGGAGATATAGTTTATGTGCCGGATATTGGCCACAATGCGGTGTTGAAACAAAAATACAGAGGCAGAGAAATAAAGGAAGGTTTAGAGATACCCAAAGGTTCTAAGATAGATTTGGTGGTGGGTGATGGTTTGGGCAATCAGGTATTGACCATGCCAAATATAATAGGAATGGATGATCTCGAAGCCGAATTTTTAATTTTAGGCTCCGGGCTTACCATGGGAGAAATCAATTATGTGGAAACAGATACTGTTCCAAAAGGTACCGTAATAAAGCAACTTCCACCTTCCGGACTAAGTATGAGAACAGGGGAGCGTGTGGATGTATGGGTTTCTAAACTTGCCCAAGAAATAGACTTTTAA
- a CDS encoding rhodanese-like domain-containing protein: MKDIEVEELKERLDKEEQFVFLDVREVYEYEEDNLGAKNIPLAQLPNKLSEIEMHKDDEIIVHCRSGARSGNAKQFLESKGFTKVRNVIGGILAYRELEEE, translated from the coding sequence ATGAAAGACATAGAAGTAGAAGAATTAAAGGAAAGATTAGACAAAGAGGAACAGTTTGTTTTTTTAGATGTCAGAGAAGTTTATGAATATGAAGAGGACAACTTGGGGGCTAAAAATATACCGCTAGCCCAACTTCCAAATAAGCTGTCTGAAATAGAAATGCACAAGGACGATGAAATCATTGTTCATTGTCGTTCCGGTGCCAGAAGTGGAAATGCCAAGCAGTTTTTAGAGAGCAAAGGCTTCACAAAAGTCCGTAATGTTATCGGAGGTATTTTGGCTTATAGAGAACTGGAAGAAGAGTAA
- a CDS encoding HAD family hydrolase: MKNWQEIEFLIFDLGNVIYDIDYQRTFEKINSRLPENQHHLIKEFMVSPIHFDLETGKSDENTFRNGVRDFFSSDWEDAWIDEVWNSILVDIPQERLELLIELKKKYPLYMLSNTNSIHFKVVEETFKRKLPEGTWPQLFDHMFLSQEMGLRKPDEAIYKEVVKGIGAAPEKCLFFDDLKENLLGANKVGLQTHHIDHPKALINFFQNV; encoded by the coding sequence ATGAAAAATTGGCAAGAAATTGAATTTTTGATTTTTGATTTAGGTAATGTTATCTATGACATTGATTACCAACGGACTTTTGAAAAAATAAATAGTCGCCTTCCGGAAAACCAACATCATTTAATTAAAGAATTTATGGTCTCCCCTATTCACTTTGACTTAGAAACCGGGAAATCTGACGAAAATACTTTTAGAAATGGGGTGAGGGATTTCTTTTCTTCAGACTGGGAAGATGCATGGATTGATGAGGTTTGGAACAGTATCCTAGTGGATATTCCTCAAGAAAGATTGGAGTTGCTAATCGAACTGAAGAAAAAATACCCTTTGTACATGCTGAGCAATACCAACAGCATCCATTTTAAGGTGGTGGAAGAAACTTTCAAAAGAAAATTACCAGAAGGCACCTGGCCTCAACTTTTTGACCATATGTTCTTAAGTCAAGAAATGGGTTTGCGTAAACCTGATGAAGCCATCTACAAAGAGGTGGTCAAAGGCATTGGTGCAGCTCCGGAAAAATGTTTGTTCTTTGATGACCTCAAAGAGAACCTTTTGGGCGCGAATAAAGTTGGCTTACAAACACATCATATTGACCACCCAAAAGCATTAATCAACTTTTTCCAAAATGTATAG
- a CDS encoding T9SS type A sorting domain-containing protein, with the protein MKKYKGSGLIAVLLLGLLISFDSLAQFRQLPIPSHSISKEPASTYNLKTAEDALQLPFWDDFSSGEYSELLWEAKGVNASFTTGISAPSLGVVVFDGVDETGQPYSSTRLEEGEGDQLLSKPIDLTAAEDTYLSFYWQAGGKAERPDDSDALELYFLDSEGSWELVWSQSGEADLSTDEFVQVVLPVENKFLYGAFQFKFQQSGRISGPFDSWILDYIYLNKDRSIIDRFPEDRAITQIPGSPFAPYFAIPYFEINEDKITGPITNEFNNLANRFRAMEYTVSLKNLATGELLDAPNSNSPFNPVPQALERRAFSSGNLDVKALVEAIDEPMDVEVSMYLMAGDTLLETEGGDGYPSNVDFRVNDTSKIVIPFRDFYAYDNGMADYAAGINQRGGILALSFELTNPSYLAGVSIQFVDPAQRNNAIELMVWDTISREPLYQKEVLIPADAGLGTYAYFALDSNILVEDHFFVGFTQFSNDYLPVGLDKSGDSGDRIFYNVVGAWQQNEVVRGNLMMRAHLSLDPVVEETELPDDDLVIYPNPVTERLYVVGDVTDVKVFDFQGRLINIPQEEDKAGKMLNFTESQKGLYLIKLVKNGQSLTQRIIVQ; encoded by the coding sequence ATGAAGAAATATAAGGGATCAGGTCTGATTGCTGTGCTATTGTTGGGGCTTTTGATAAGTTTTGACAGTCTGGCACAATTTCGCCAATTACCGATTCCTTCCCATTCGATTTCTAAAGAACCAGCATCAACTTATAATTTAAAAACGGCAGAAGATGCGCTTCAGCTCCCATTTTGGGATGATTTCTCTTCCGGCGAATACTCTGAGTTATTGTGGGAAGCCAAGGGAGTAAATGCTTCCTTTACCACCGGAATTTCAGCCCCTTCTTTAGGGGTTGTAGTGTTTGATGGGGTGGATGAAACCGGGCAACCCTATTCTTCTACCAGGTTAGAAGAAGGAGAGGGAGATCAATTGCTCTCCAAACCAATTGATTTGACCGCTGCAGAGGATACGTACCTTAGTTTCTATTGGCAGGCAGGTGGCAAGGCCGAACGCCCTGATGATTCAGATGCGCTTGAATTGTATTTTTTAGATTCAGAAGGCTCTTGGGAATTGGTCTGGAGCCAAAGCGGAGAGGCAGATTTGTCAACCGATGAATTTGTTCAAGTGGTATTGCCTGTGGAGAATAAATTTCTGTATGGTGCCTTCCAATTTAAATTTCAGCAATCCGGAAGAATTTCAGGTCCCTTTGACTCGTGGATTTTGGATTATATTTACCTGAACAAGGATAGGAGTATTATCGACAGGTTTCCTGAAGACAGGGCAATCACCCAAATACCAGGGAGTCCATTTGCACCTTATTTTGCTATCCCTTATTTTGAAATTAACGAGGACAAGATCACAGGACCGATTACCAACGAATTCAACAACCTCGCCAATAGGTTTAGGGCCATGGAATATACCGTAAGCCTAAAAAATCTGGCTACGGGTGAGCTATTGGATGCGCCCAATTCCAACAGTCCATTTAACCCGGTGCCTCAGGCCCTTGAGCGAAGAGCATTTAGTAGTGGTAATTTAGATGTCAAAGCATTGGTGGAGGCAATCGATGAGCCCATGGATGTAGAAGTGTCGATGTATCTGATGGCAGGGGATACGCTTTTGGAGACAGAAGGAGGGGATGGATATCCTTCCAATGTGGATTTTCGGGTGAATGATACGAGTAAAATTGTTATCCCTTTTCGCGATTTTTATGCTTATGACAACGGGATGGCTGATTATGCTGCGGGGATTAATCAACGAGGGGGTATTTTGGCCCTGTCTTTTGAGTTAACCAACCCTTCTTACCTAGCAGGAGTGAGCATTCAGTTTGTTGATCCTGCTCAAAGGAACAATGCCATTGAATTGATGGTATGGGACACCATTAGCAGGGAACCATTGTATCAAAAAGAGGTCTTAATCCCTGCCGATGCAGGTTTGGGCACGTATGCTTATTTTGCATTGGACTCCAATATACTCGTTGAAGATCATTTCTTTGTAGGTTTCACTCAGTTTTCAAATGACTACCTTCCTGTAGGTTTGGATAAAAGTGGAGATTCCGGGGACCGGATTTTTTACAATGTGGTGGGAGCCTGGCAGCAGAATGAAGTTGTCAGAGGAAACTTAATGATGCGGGCTCATTTGAGTTTAGACCCCGTGGTGGAAGAAACGGAATTGCCGGATGATGATTTAGTTATTTACCCTAACCCGGTAACAGAGAGATTGTATGTGGTAGGTGATGTCACTGATGTCAAAGTTTTTGATTTTCAGGGAAGGTTGATAAATATACCACAGGAAGAGGATAAAGCAGGTAAAATGCTTAATTTTACAGAAAGTCAAAAAGGACTGTACCTGATCAAATTGGTGAAAAATGGACAGTCCTTAACTCAAAGAATTATTGTTCAATAA
- a CDS encoding site-2 protease family protein, with protein MYSTKEYLKHGTLFLLTIVATTLAGGEWLYGRSILSSEQPLTWEYFVLSLQFSLPFIGILLIHELGHLFTSIYHKVKSSLPFFIPAWLGFLGSPSIGTFGAVIQMKGLISSRKKFFDIGVAGPIAGFVVALGVLFYGFTNLPEADYIYEVHPEYADPDYVLAEDEEVMDFELGYNLLFWAMEQTLADPERMPVMSEIIHYPYLFAGYLALFFTAINLLPIGQLDGGHVVFGLFPKKHKIISLVVYTAFLFYAGLGIISPFEDINYLALALPLYVGFLYICYRKSDLSNTNKWIMALMIAAIQYSLVSIWPDIQGYSGWLFFAFLVGRILGIKHPEVIDGRKLNQKRIILGWLAIVIFILCFTPEPFVFEQ; from the coding sequence ATGTATAGTACCAAAGAATATTTAAAACACGGTACCCTTTTCCTATTAACAATTGTTGCAACTACCCTGGCAGGGGGTGAATGGCTATATGGAAGAAGCATACTCTCCTCCGAGCAACCCCTTACCTGGGAATATTTTGTCCTTTCTCTACAGTTTTCCCTTCCTTTTATAGGAATTCTATTGATTCATGAGTTGGGGCATTTGTTTACTTCCATTTACCATAAAGTAAAATCTTCCTTGCCTTTTTTCATTCCTGCCTGGCTGGGCTTCTTGGGTTCCCCTTCCATAGGAACCTTTGGGGCCGTTATCCAAATGAAGGGATTAATAAGCAGTAGAAAAAAATTCTTCGATATAGGTGTTGCAGGCCCTATCGCAGGCTTTGTGGTGGCATTAGGCGTTTTGTTTTATGGTTTCACAAATTTGCCTGAAGCGGATTATATCTATGAGGTGCATCCCGAATATGCAGATCCGGATTACGTGCTGGCAGAAGACGAAGAGGTAATGGATTTTGAATTGGGGTACAACCTATTATTTTGGGCAATGGAACAAACCTTGGCAGATCCGGAGCGAATGCCCGTCATGTCTGAAATCATACATTATCCATACCTTTTTGCGGGGTATTTGGCCTTGTTTTTTACAGCCATTAACCTTTTACCTATTGGCCAATTGGATGGAGGACATGTGGTATTTGGGCTGTTTCCCAAAAAACACAAGATTATCTCCCTAGTGGTCTATACCGCATTTTTATTTTACGCAGGACTTGGGATAATAAGTCCCTTTGAGGACATCAATTACTTGGCATTGGCCTTACCCCTGTATGTAGGTTTTCTTTACATCTGCTACCGAAAATCAGACTTATCCAATACCAACAAATGGATAATGGCGTTAATGATTGCAGCCATTCAATACAGCTTGGTGAGTATTTGGCCGGATATTCAAGGCTATTCCGGTTGGCTTTTCTTTGCCTTTCTGGTAGGCCGGATTTTAGGTATCAAACACCCGGAGGTGATCGATGGAAGAAAATTAAATCAAAAACGAATCATTCTGGGTTGGTTAGCCATCGTTATTTTCATCTTATGCTTTACCCCCGAACCATTCGTTTTTGAACAATAA